The Pantoea vagans genome includes a window with the following:
- a CDS encoding TorD/DmsD family molecular chaperone, with protein sequence MNEFSILCRVIGSLFNRQPQDPLLVPLFTVLREGKLKDQWPLEQDELLTRLQQNSDPQALAADYNALFVGSECSVPPYASQWPNGPTEADVRAFLSSRGMPLSDAPADHFGVLLLAASWLEDQSAEDESAAQLALFDDYLLPWCGAFLGKVEAHATSAFYRTLAALSREAIQTMYDELNEGNEEEA encoded by the coding sequence GCCGCGTCATCGGCTCGCTGTTCAACCGCCAGCCGCAAGATCCGCTGCTGGTGCCGCTTTTCACCGTGCTGCGTGAAGGCAAACTGAAAGACCAGTGGCCGCTGGAGCAGGATGAACTGTTGACCCGTCTGCAACAAAATAGCGATCCTCAGGCGCTGGCCGCGGATTACAACGCGCTGTTCGTGGGCAGTGAGTGCAGCGTGCCGCCGTACGCTTCACAGTGGCCAAACGGTCCAACCGAAGCGGATGTGCGTGCGTTTCTGAGTTCACGTGGCATGCCGTTGAGCGATGCGCCTGCCGATCACTTTGGTGTGCTGCTGTTGGCGGCTTCGTGGCTGGAAGATCAGTCGGCAGAAGATGAGTCAGCTGCGCAGCTGGCGCTGTTCGATGACTATCTGCTGCCGTGGTGCGGTGCATTCCTCGGAAAAGTCGAAGCACACGCCACCAGCGCGTTCTACCGCACGCTGGCTGCGCTGAGTCGTGAGGCAATCCAAACCATGTACGATGAGCTGAACGAAGGCAACGAAGAAGAAGCCTGA
- a CDS encoding glutamine amidotransferase, with protein MTHTRALPLALIQLEVPPPSVVAQIGEQPVWFIDALQLQPDDYVIIRPHLGEELPAFERVSGAILSGSWAMVTDHADWSERTAAWIRGALEAALPLLGVCYGHQLMAYALGGKVGDNPNGWERGLKTLTHGASRDPWLGSLPGEFQAWLSHRQSVLTPPPQAEVLARSEQDGCQILRYSAQALSVQFHPEFTRDIMTACLPAGVSDDGTTVTGEDWSRELLRRFWQHTRPQPRVQAQGA; from the coding sequence ATGACACACACCCGCGCTCTACCTCTTGCCCTGATTCAACTCGAAGTGCCGCCGCCGTCGGTTGTGGCGCAAATTGGTGAACAACCCGTCTGGTTTATCGACGCGCTGCAACTGCAGCCTGACGACTATGTGATTATCCGTCCGCATCTGGGCGAAGAGCTGCCCGCCTTTGAGCGCGTCAGTGGCGCGATCCTCAGTGGATCCTGGGCGATGGTAACTGACCATGCCGACTGGAGCGAGCGCACTGCGGCATGGATTCGTGGTGCGCTGGAAGCGGCGTTACCGTTGTTAGGTGTGTGCTACGGCCACCAACTAATGGCCTATGCGCTGGGCGGCAAAGTGGGTGATAACCCCAATGGCTGGGAGCGCGGACTCAAAACCCTGACGCACGGTGCCAGCCGCGATCCCTGGTTGGGTTCGTTGCCAGGCGAGTTTCAGGCTTGGCTATCCCACCGTCAATCGGTGCTCACTCCGCCACCTCAGGCTGAGGTTTTGGCGAGATCGGAACAGGATGGCTGCCAGATTCTGCGTTACTCCGCACAGGCTCTCTCAGTGCAATTCCACCCGGAGTTCACCCGCGACATCATGACCGCCTGTTTACCGGCGGGTGTCAGCGATGATGGCACAACGGTGACGGGAGAGGATTGGTCGCGAGAGTTATTACGCCGTTTCTGGCAGCACACGCGGCCGCAGCCGCGTGTGCAAGCTCAGGGCGCGTAG
- a CDS encoding DMT family transporter has protein sequence MAVRHFFMVLMVVSIWAFNNVAVKWGLLELPPLFLTWMRFVVVAIVLVPFCRITREQLPWLLTLAFTFGFMHFSLLFVGMRYTDAGTGAIVVQLGTPIAMLLAMLVLKEKLRLVQLFGIGISLSGVAVLSGSPTIPAWWVLCILLCSAFGWAISNMIVKKSPPIKPLTLTGWISFLAVPIVGAASWLTESQQFYALSHAGWRGWFGILYSALASSIVAYTLWYALLKKYNVNLIMPYSLLTPVLAVLMGVLVLGDSMNSFKILGASLVVLGTAIAVINLRNLRMHARFPRLRRR, from the coding sequence GTGGCAGTGCGGCATTTCTTTATGGTTTTGATGGTGGTTTCCATCTGGGCTTTCAATAACGTAGCAGTAAAGTGGGGATTGCTGGAGCTTCCTCCGCTGTTTCTCACCTGGATGCGTTTTGTGGTGGTAGCCATCGTGCTGGTACCCTTCTGCCGCATCACCCGTGAGCAGCTGCCATGGTTACTCACCCTCGCCTTCACCTTTGGTTTCATGCACTTCTCACTGCTGTTTGTCGGCATGCGCTATACCGATGCCGGTACCGGAGCAATTGTGGTCCAGCTGGGCACGCCGATTGCGATGCTGCTGGCGATGCTGGTGCTGAAAGAAAAACTGCGTCTGGTGCAGTTATTTGGCATCGGCATTTCTCTCAGCGGTGTTGCCGTGCTGTCTGGCAGCCCGACCATTCCCGCATGGTGGGTGCTGTGTATTTTGCTGTGCAGCGCCTTTGGCTGGGCGATAAGCAATATGATCGTGAAAAAATCACCGCCGATTAAACCGCTCACTCTGACGGGCTGGATCTCCTTTCTTGCCGTGCCGATTGTCGGTGCCGCCTCCTGGCTGACCGAATCACAGCAGTTTTACGCACTCAGCCATGCCGGTTGGCGCGGCTGGTTTGGCATTCTCTACAGCGCGCTGGCCTCCTCGATTGTCGCCTACACGCTGTGGTATGCGCTGCTGAAGAAGTACAACGTCAATCTGATCATGCCCTACTCCCTTTTGACCCCGGTACTGGCGGTGTTGATGGGCGTACTGGTGCTGGGCGACAGCATGAACAGCTTCAAAATCCTCGGAGCCTCTTTGGTGGTGCTGGGCACCGCGATTGCGGTGATCAATCTGCGTAACCTGCGCATGCACGCGCGTTTTCCGCGGTTGCGTCGCCGTTAA
- a CDS encoding CoA transferase: MDTQSAAALWQQLWQGLRGEDPRPALSFLQPDTFQSAFAVSELAATSIGLASQALSDLLGQSTPVSVNVRLASRWFQHSLTPLNRPSAALWDPFAGDYATADGWIRLHTNAPHHRAAMEQVLGQHPDRAALSQVVATWQAEALEHAVVMAGGCAALMRSEQQWQQHPQGMAVNSEPLIDQQATGEAPRPGWRLPTARPLLGVRVLDLTRIIAGPVCTRFLASLGAQVLRIDPYGWEEPTLEEEITCGKRCARLDLKSKAGREQLRDLIQHADVMVHGYRADALEKLGLDADTRRSLAPGLVDVSLNAWGWSGPWRNRRGFDSLVQMGCGIAERGMMWSGSAKPHPLPVQALDHATGYMMAAAVLEGLRQRRENHVGWQARLSLARTARLLQQQGSAPQQPQSGITAQRDDALSALEINAWGIAERLRAAAYLPGTPMICATPGVRLGSSAASW, translated from the coding sequence ATGGATACTCAATCTGCTGCTGCGTTATGGCAGCAACTCTGGCAGGGATTGCGTGGTGAAGACCCGCGCCCTGCTCTCAGCTTTCTCCAGCCCGATACCTTCCAGTCTGCCTTCGCCGTCAGCGAACTGGCGGCCACCAGCATTGGGTTAGCCAGCCAGGCGCTGAGCGATTTACTCGGCCAGTCCACCCCAGTAAGTGTGAATGTCCGGCTTGCCTCACGCTGGTTCCAGCATAGCCTGACGCCGCTCAATCGTCCGTCTGCTGCGTTATGGGATCCCTTTGCCGGTGACTACGCCACTGCGGATGGTTGGATCCGCCTGCATACCAATGCACCGCATCATCGTGCCGCGATGGAACAGGTGTTAGGTCAGCATCCTGACCGCGCGGCATTGAGTCAGGTAGTCGCCACCTGGCAGGCCGAAGCCCTTGAACACGCGGTAGTGATGGCAGGGGGTTGTGCCGCGCTAATGCGCAGTGAGCAGCAGTGGCAACAGCATCCACAAGGCATGGCGGTGAACAGTGAACCCCTGATTGACCAACAGGCCACCGGAGAAGCCCCAAGGCCGGGTTGGCGGTTGCCTACGGCACGCCCTTTACTCGGGGTACGCGTGCTGGATCTCACACGCATTATCGCAGGACCGGTTTGCACACGCTTTCTTGCCAGCCTCGGTGCGCAGGTATTACGCATCGATCCTTATGGCTGGGAAGAGCCGACGCTGGAAGAGGAGATCACCTGCGGCAAGCGTTGTGCGCGGCTCGATCTGAAAAGCAAAGCTGGCCGTGAGCAGCTGCGCGATTTAATCCAACACGCTGATGTGATGGTGCATGGCTATCGTGCTGACGCACTGGAAAAACTGGGGCTGGATGCCGACACCCGCCGCTCACTTGCCCCCGGACTGGTGGATGTCAGTCTCAATGCGTGGGGCTGGAGCGGTCCCTGGCGTAACCGGCGTGGCTTCGATAGCCTGGTGCAAATGGGATGCGGCATTGCCGAGCGCGGGATGATGTGGAGCGGTAGCGCGAAACCGCACCCGTTGCCGGTGCAGGCGCTCGATCATGCCACCGGTTACATGATGGCCGCCGCCGTGCTGGAAGGGCTGCGGCAGCGACGTGAGAATCATGTGGGCTGGCAGGCACGCTTGTCACTGGCACGCACGGCTCGGCTGCTGCAACAACAGGGGTCAGCGCCGCAACAGCCGCAAAGCGGCATTACCGCGCAGCGCGATGATGCGCTGAGTGCGCTGGAGATCAATGCCTGGGGGATTGCGGAGAGGCTGCGTGCCGCCGCGTATCTGCCCGGCACGCCAATGATCTGCGCCACACCGGGTGTCAGGCTCGGCAGTAGCGCAGCCAGCTGGTAA
- a CDS encoding class I SAM-dependent methyltransferase — MLASALTLMRAKANFVQQFIRNPRKMGSITPSSAALCRTMCDAVHWDRSLRIAELGAGDGVLTRHILARMSPQAQLDVFEISPELVDSLREWSDPRMQVRACSAEYLSGEYDVIFSGLPLLSLPPETREAILSAVHDVLGPRGVFVQFQYTSLTQPDLSRYFTWQRQRVLKNMPPAWVYRCTRHYAP, encoded by the coding sequence ATGTTGGCTTCAGCCCTGACGTTAATGCGCGCCAAAGCGAACTTTGTTCAGCAATTTATTCGAAACCCGCGCAAGATGGGCAGCATCACGCCCTCCTCTGCCGCGCTGTGCCGCACCATGTGCGATGCCGTTCACTGGGATCGCAGCCTGCGTATCGCCGAACTCGGCGCGGGTGATGGCGTGCTGACACGGCACATTCTGGCAAGGATGTCCCCTCAGGCACAGTTGGATGTGTTTGAAATCAGTCCGGAGCTGGTTGATAGCCTGCGTGAATGGAGCGACCCGCGCATGCAGGTACGCGCCTGCTCCGCCGAGTATCTTTCCGGGGAGTACGATGTGATTTTCTCTGGCTTGCCACTGCTGTCGCTGCCGCCGGAAACCCGCGAAGCGATCCTCAGTGCGGTGCATGACGTGCTGGGGCCGCGCGGTGTGTTTGTGCAGTTCCAGTACACCTCGCTGACCCAGCCCGATTTGTCGCGTTACTTCACCTGGCAGCGCCAGCGAGTGCTAAAAAACATGCCACCCGCGTGGGTCTACCGCTGCACCCGGCACTACGCGCCCTGA